The segment ATAGATTGGGGGGAGTTTCTTGCCGGGACGATTAGTTTCTCCATGCACGAAAGGTTGTACCATCGCCCTTCGACGACACTACCCCTGGAGCTGGTCTGCCTCTAACCCCGCTATATCCAGTGTATTCAACAAGCTTCTCGGCACTTGGGTAGTGTTTATACCGGATTACGGAGATTCAGGTGGAGTAACGAGGTGGGTATCCCCGGTGGGAAAACGGTTATTCGTTTATGTGTTCGAGTCCGTCGTTTATTATGCAGGAGACATGGCTATCTGAGATGGAATAGTAGGCGGTTTTTCCCTCTTTTCGAAATGTGACGAGATTTGCTTGGCGGAGGATCTTCAGCTGATGGCTAATACCCGATTGACTGGCATTCAGAGCTTCCGCAATTTGACCGACGTTGAGTTCTTTATTCATGAGGGCGAAGAGAATGCGCTGC is part of the Spirochaeta lutea genome and harbors:
- a CDS encoding ArsR/SmtB family transcription factor → MNHQNDMVEPLCHDYNPAPDNQTLQRLADFFKVFGDPTRQRILFALMNKELNVGQIAEALNASQSGISHQLKILRQANLVTFRKEGKTAYYSISDSHVSCIINDGLEHINE